From Streptosporangium album, the proteins below share one genomic window:
- a CDS encoding HdeD family acid-resistance protein encodes MEKMSRTGEAVGEGLSRTWWAHLIRGVCAILFGLLAVFWPAITVLALVVVFGAYAIVNGVFAIFGSWRSGSRTWMIVYGVLSVLAGILAFVWPGMTALALLFVIASWAVVTGIVEIVAAIRLRREMAGEWMFIVSGVLSVLFGILLFVWPTSGALAVVWLIATMAIVYGVALVALAFRVRALGSRRPGTSGTVPRIM; translated from the coding sequence ATGGAAAAGATGTCTCGCACGGGGGAAGCCGTGGGGGAGGGCCTGTCCCGCACGTGGTGGGCGCATCTGATCCGTGGGGTGTGTGCGATCCTGTTCGGCCTGCTGGCCGTCTTCTGGCCGGCCATCACGGTCCTCGCGCTGGTCGTCGTCTTCGGTGCCTATGCCATCGTCAACGGCGTGTTCGCGATCTTCGGCTCGTGGCGCTCGGGCTCACGGACATGGATGATCGTCTACGGTGTCCTCAGCGTTCTGGCCGGCATCCTGGCCTTCGTCTGGCCGGGCATGACCGCGCTCGCCCTGCTGTTCGTCATCGCGAGCTGGGCCGTCGTCACCGGCATCGTCGAGATCGTGGCGGCGATCCGGCTGCGCAGGGAGATGGCCGGGGAGTGGATGTTCATCGTCAGCGGCGTGCTGTCGGTGCTGTTCGGCATCCTGCTGTTCGTCTGGCCCACCTCGGGCGCGCTGGCCGTCGTCTGGCTCATCGCCACCATGGCCATCGTGTACGGCGTCGCCCTGGTGGCGCTGGCCTTCCGGGTCAGGGCGCTGGGCTCCCGGAGGCCGGGCACGTCGGGCACCGTTCCGCGCATCATGTGA
- a CDS encoding M20 metallopeptidase family protein encodes MSLRESATDMRDELVRLRHALHREPELGLDLPRTQEKVLAALSGLPLDVRLGERLSSVTAVLRGALPGPTVLLRGDMDALPVSERGGEVVSQAEGRMHACGHDLHTTMLAGAAHLLAARRDRLAGNVIFMFQPGEEGPGGAKIMIDEGVLDAAGERPVAAYALHVISSVLPHGMFITRGGPMMAAADRLVVTVRGAGGHGSTPHHARDPIPVACEMVTALQTMVTRGFDVFDPVVVTVGSFHAGTVDNVIPDEARFEATIRSFSAASHARVQERAVALVRGIAAAHGLEVEAGYEVNYPVTVNDHAEADFVGGVVREAYGEERFVTAPQPFTGSEDFSFVCDQVPSAFVALGACPADADPAKAAYNHSAEARFDDAVLPDGAALYAELAMRRLGLELSR; translated from the coding sequence GTGTCCCTCCGCGAATCCGCCACCGACATGCGGGACGAGCTGGTCCGTCTCCGCCACGCCCTGCACCGCGAGCCCGAACTCGGCCTCGACCTGCCGCGGACCCAGGAGAAGGTGCTGGCGGCGCTGTCAGGCCTCCCCCTGGACGTGCGGCTCGGCGAGCGGCTGAGCTCGGTCACGGCCGTGCTGCGGGGTGCCCTGCCGGGCCCGACCGTGCTGCTCCGAGGCGACATGGACGCCCTGCCGGTCTCCGAACGCGGCGGGGAGGTCGTCTCACAGGCGGAAGGCCGGATGCACGCGTGCGGCCATGACCTGCACACCACCATGCTGGCCGGGGCCGCGCACCTGCTGGCGGCCAGGCGCGACCGGCTCGCCGGGAACGTCATCTTCATGTTCCAGCCGGGCGAGGAGGGACCGGGCGGCGCGAAGATCATGATCGACGAGGGCGTGCTGGACGCGGCGGGCGAGCGCCCGGTCGCGGCCTACGCCCTCCATGTGATCAGCTCGGTGCTCCCCCACGGGATGTTCATCACCAGGGGCGGGCCGATGATGGCCGCCGCCGACAGACTCGTGGTGACCGTGCGCGGCGCGGGCGGCCACGGCTCGACCCCCCACCACGCCAGGGACCCGATCCCCGTCGCGTGCGAGATGGTCACCGCCCTGCAGACCATGGTCACGCGGGGGTTCGACGTGTTCGACCCGGTGGTCGTCACCGTCGGCAGCTTCCACGCGGGCACCGTCGACAACGTGATCCCGGACGAGGCCCGGTTCGAGGCGACGATCCGGTCGTTCTCCGCGGCCTCCCACGCACGGGTCCAGGAGCGGGCGGTGGCCCTGGTCAGGGGCATCGCGGCGGCGCACGGGCTGGAGGTGGAGGCCGGCTACGAGGTGAACTACCCGGTCACGGTCAATGACCACGCCGAGGCCGACTTCGTCGGTGGGGTCGTCCGCGAGGCGTACGGCGAGGAGCGGTTCGTCACGGCTCCCCAGCCGTTCACCGGCTCGGAGGACTTCTCGTTCGTCTGCGACCAGGTGCCCTCGGCCTTCGTGGCGCTCGGCGCGTGCCCGGCGGACGCCGATCCCGCCAAGGCCGCCTACAACCACTCCGCCGAGGCCCGGTTCGACGACGCCGTGCTGCCGGACGGCGCCGCGCTCTACGCGGAGCTCGCGATGCGCCGCCTCGGGCTCGAGCTCTCCCGCTAA
- a CDS encoding reverse transcriptase domain-containing protein gives MNTSDPSWGLLRAERRVLEIQTKLHRWATDDPHRRFDDLFNLVTDPGFLLMAWERVAGNKGARSAGVDGITAAFVQERIGTEQFLEELREQLRNQTFRPVPVRERMIPKPGTRKRRRLGIPTIADRVVQASLKLVLEPIFEADFLPCSYGFRPNRRAHDAMAETRFLASKTYEWVLEGDIKACFDEISHPALMDRVRGRIGDKRVLALVKAFLKAGILTEVGTSKETVTGTPQGGILSPLLANVALSVLDEHFVQAPGGARSTTKQRWTRRQKGLPNYRLIRYADDCAPRTLMEVVM, from the coding sequence GTGAATACGAGTGATCCGTCGTGGGGCCTGTTGAGGGCCGAGCGACGGGTACTGGAGATCCAGACCAAGCTGCACCGTTGGGCGACCGATGATCCTCATCGTCGGTTCGACGATCTGTTCAACCTCGTCACCGATCCCGGCTTTCTGCTGATGGCTTGGGAGCGGGTTGCGGGGAACAAGGGCGCACGCTCGGCCGGAGTCGACGGGATAACCGCCGCCTTCGTCCAGGAACGGATCGGGACTGAACAGTTCCTGGAGGAGTTGCGTGAGCAGCTCAGGAACCAGACGTTCCGGCCCGTTCCGGTCAGAGAGCGGATGATTCCCAAGCCGGGGACGCGCAAGCGCCGCCGTCTGGGGATCCCGACGATCGCCGACCGGGTGGTCCAAGCGTCCTTGAAGCTGGTGCTGGAGCCGATCTTCGAGGCGGATTTCCTTCCGTGCTCGTATGGGTTCCGGCCGAACCGGCGAGCGCACGACGCGATGGCCGAGACGCGCTTCCTGGCATCCAAGACCTACGAATGGGTACTGGAGGGCGACATCAAGGCCTGCTTCGACGAGATCTCGCACCCGGCCCTCATGGACCGGGTGCGCGGACGGATCGGGGACAAGCGCGTGCTCGCGCTGGTAAAGGCGTTTCTGAAGGCGGGCATCCTCACCGAGGTCGGCACGTCCAAGGAGACCGTCACCGGCACCCCGCAAGGAGGGATCTTGTCTCCGCTGCTGGCCAACGTGGCTCTCTCGGTTTTGGACGAGCACTTCGTCCAGGCACCGGGCGGAGCGCGTTCGACCACGAAACAGCGCTGGACCCGCCGCCAGAAGGGGCTGCCCAACTACCGGTTGATCCGGTACGCGGACGACTGTGCGCCACGAACGCTGATGGAGGTTGTGATGTAG
- the ltrA gene encoding group II intron reverse transcriptase/maturase produces MSELRQQDKPFQIDKWKVWEAFQRVKANKGAAGVDEESIAQFEADRDRNLYRIWNRLSSGSYFPPPVKAVEIPKPQGRGVRVLGVPTVADRVAQTVVRMYLEPKVEPIFHPDSYGYRPGKSALDAVGACRVRCWRKDWVIDMDIRAFFDTVPHDLVLKAVAKHLSPDQRWILLYVQRWLTAPMQRQDGTLVARDRGTPQGSAISPLLANLFMHYAFDAWLAREFPALGFERYCDDAVVHCGSRRQAEYVRDAIAMRLAQVGLELHPDKTCIIYCKDADRTGSHEHTRFTFLGYEFRPRLAKNKHGKHFVSFLPAVSTQAMKAMGAVIRSWHLSRRSDKSLDDLARMFNSIVQGWINYYGRFYRSRLLSFLRHLNKLLVGWACRKYKRLKRRERRAMAWLAEIARRSPRLFAHWRLGARPDGWAMGAG; encoded by the coding sequence GTGAGCGAACTCAGGCAGCAGGACAAGCCGTTTCAGATCGACAAGTGGAAGGTCTGGGAAGCGTTTCAGAGAGTCAAGGCCAACAAGGGGGCGGCGGGGGTCGATGAGGAGTCGATCGCGCAGTTCGAGGCCGATCGGGACCGGAATCTGTATCGGATCTGGAACCGGTTGTCCTCAGGCTCGTACTTCCCGCCGCCGGTGAAAGCGGTGGAGATCCCCAAGCCGCAAGGGCGAGGGGTGCGGGTGCTGGGCGTGCCGACCGTGGCCGACCGGGTGGCCCAGACGGTGGTGCGGATGTATCTGGAGCCGAAGGTCGAACCGATCTTCCATCCGGATTCCTACGGCTATCGGCCGGGCAAGTCGGCGCTGGATGCGGTTGGGGCGTGCCGGGTGCGGTGCTGGCGGAAGGATTGGGTGATCGACATGGACATCCGGGCCTTCTTCGACACCGTGCCGCATGACCTGGTGCTCAAGGCCGTCGCCAAGCACCTTTCACCGGATCAGCGGTGGATCCTGTTGTATGTCCAGCGGTGGTTGACCGCTCCGATGCAACGGCAGGATGGCACCCTGGTCGCCCGAGATCGCGGGACCCCGCAGGGGTCGGCGATTTCACCTTTGCTGGCTAACCTGTTCATGCATTACGCGTTCGACGCCTGGCTGGCCCGGGAATTTCCGGCGCTTGGGTTCGAGCGTTACTGCGATGACGCGGTGGTGCACTGCGGCAGCCGCCGGCAGGCCGAATACGTGCGAGACGCGATTGCAATGCGTCTGGCGCAGGTCGGCCTGGAGTTGCATCCGGACAAGACATGCATCATCTACTGCAAGGACGCCGACCGGACGGGCTCGCACGAGCACACCCGGTTCACGTTCTTGGGCTATGAGTTCCGGCCCCGGCTGGCCAAGAACAAGCACGGCAAGCACTTCGTGTCGTTCTTGCCCGCGGTCAGCACGCAGGCGATGAAGGCGATGGGAGCGGTGATCCGCTCCTGGCATCTGTCCCGGCGCAGTGACAAGTCTCTGGACGACCTTGCCCGCATGTTCAACAGCATCGTGCAGGGGTGGATCAACTATTACGGGCGCTTCTACCGGTCCCGGTTGCTCTCCTTCCTCCGGCATCTCAACAAGCTCCTGGTGGGCTGGGCGTGCCGGAAATACAAACGGCTCAAACGCCGGGAACGGCGCGCGATGGCCTGGCTGGCCGAGATCGCCCGGCGATCTCCCCGCCTGTTCGCGCACTGGCGTCTCGGCGCTCGTCCTGACGGCTGGGCGATGGGAGCCGGATAA
- a CDS encoding group II intron maturase-specific domain-containing protein: MRFPRPTLLVILVSGTREHTEALLPEVAEVLATVGLRLSEEKTLITHIDEGLDFLGWRIQRHHKRGTDQQFVYNYPAKKALRSIKAKTKAICRMNVSLPLAVLLHKLNNVLRGWTAYFRPGVSARAFQYLRMIVWRQVFGWLRRKHLNAGWKELRRRFCDGGWWPRDGEVVLFNPGSVATTRYLPRGTKIPSPWPSTR; the protein is encoded by the coding sequence GTGCGATTCCCCCGGCCTACTCTCCTCGTCATTCTGGTCTCGGGCACTCGGGAACACACCGAGGCACTGCTCCCCGAAGTAGCGGAAGTCCTCGCCACCGTTGGGCTGCGGCTCTCGGAGGAGAAGACCCTGATCACTCACATCGACGAGGGCCTCGACTTCCTCGGCTGGCGCATCCAGCGCCACCACAAGCGAGGCACCGACCAGCAGTTCGTCTATAACTACCCGGCCAAGAAGGCACTTCGGTCCATCAAGGCCAAGACCAAGGCGATCTGCCGGATGAACGTCAGCCTGCCGCTGGCAGTCCTGCTGCATAAGCTCAACAACGTGCTGCGGGGCTGGACCGCCTACTTCCGGCCAGGGGTCTCCGCCCGCGCCTTCCAATACCTCCGCATGATCGTCTGGCGACAGGTGTTCGGATGGCTGCGACGCAAACACCTCAACGCGGGCTGGAAGGAACTGCGCCGCCGCTTCTGCGACGGCGGATGGTGGCCACGCGATGGAGAAGTCGTCCTGTTCAACCCCGGCTCGGTGGCCACCACGCGCTACCTCCCCCGAGGGACAAAGATCCCATCGCCCTGGCCCAGCACACGCTGA